In the genome of Henningerozyma blattae CBS 6284 chromosome 5, complete genome, one region contains:
- the TBLA0E05040 gene encoding aldo/keto reductase, protein MSIVQQVPFGKTGLKVSPIIIGCMSYGTKNFFDWVLDDKEEIFGILKHAYDRGLRTYDTADVYSNGMSETILGEFLRTYNIPRETVVIMTKVFFPVDDKMDISSNRTKTEEENLQLINQQHLSRKHILNAVKNSVKRLGTYIDVYQIHRCDHETPFEETMRALNDVVEQGDVRYLGASSMLAVEFAEMQFIAEKHGWHKFVNMQSCYNLVYREDEREMIPFCKRHGIALTPWSPIQKGLLARPLGSHTHRESTDGVLIARKLNQFTESEKEIINRVEKLAIKKNLKMVDISLGWVIQKGTLPILGMSSIERVDEAIKTLTTKLTEDDMYYLEEPYCPRKLIM, encoded by the coding sequence aTGTCAATTGTTCAACAGGTTCCATTCGGTAAAACAGGTTTAAAAGTTTCgcctattattattggctGTATGTCTTATGGTACCAAGAACTTTTTCGATTGGGTTTTAgatgataaagaagaaatttttgGGATTTTAAAACATGCATACGATAGGGGACTGCGTACTTATGATACCGCAGACGTTTACAGTAATGGTATGAGTGAAACTATATTGGGTGAATTCTTAAGGACATATAATATTCCCAGAGAAACGGTAGTTATTATGACAAAAGTATTTTTCCCAGTAGATGATAAAATGGATATAAGTTCAAATAGAACCAAAACTGAGGAGGAAAATTTACAGTTGATAAATCAACAACATTTATCAAGGAAACATATTCTAAATGCAGTAAAAAACTCAGTCAAAAGATTGGGAACTTATATTGATGTTTATCAAATACATAGATGCGATCACGAAACCCCATTTGAGGAAACTATGAGAGCATTAAACGATGTAGTTGAGCAAGGGGATGTTAGATATCTTGGTGCTTCCTCCATGCTAGCTGTTGAATTTGCCGAAATGCAATTTATTGCTGAAAAACATGGATGGCAcaaatttgtaaatatgCAATCTTGTTATAATTTAGTTTACAGAGAAGATGAAAGGGAAATGATTCCTTTCTGCAAGAGACATGGTATCGCATTAACACCTTGGTCACCAATTCAAAAAGGTTTATTGGCCAGACCTTTAGGATCACACACGCATAGAGAATCGACTGATGGGGTTTTAATTgcaagaaaattaaatcaatttacTGAAAGTgagaaagaaattattaatcgTGTCGAGAAATTAgctataaagaaaaatttaaaaatggtAGATATATCATTAGGTTGGGTTATTCAAAAAGGTACCTTACCTATTTTAGGTATGAGCAGTATTGAAAGAGTAGATGAGGCTATTAAAACATTAACAACTAAGTTAACTGAAGACGATATGTACTATTTAGAAGAGCCTTATTGTCCAAGAAAACTCATCATGTAA